In Pseudosulfitobacter sp. DSM 107133, one genomic interval encodes:
- a CDS encoding Mu transposase C-terminal domain-containing protein: MSDNFPADKDWEEAEFRARVLAELPIQLSPGAVEWAMHQLNVSRSTLFRLVKQFREDGRTSALLRDTRGPKPGMQPLDPLVETIVSRHFKGFYASRRKPTRTRFWREVAADCRAQGLAPPSIRRLGRWLEQHDQAKLMARREGKDKAERRYLATPGGLVANDPLDIVQIDHTKADVTVVDPVTRRPLGRPTLTVATDVNTRMVLGFYLSLEPPSLLAVALCLTHTVMDKSHWLTARGISTDWPTRGIPNAIYVDNGAEFHARAFGLACAEYQIELRYRPPGTPRYGGHIERLIGTMMGAVHLLPGSHFSNIFERGDLDAEAEAVMTLGELETWLALEITGSYHVRVHSALETTPAAAWAARVDEARLRMPTDLRQFLVDFLPSESRVLQRDGLHLFHIRYWADELRWLMGRESRKFTLKYDPRDLSRIFVLTENGIIEARPADMTRPAITLWEHRAARRALREAGRRSVDEELIFRTIEAQRDLVDSAERQTKAIRRHQARRLHLAPLPMIDVTPDAAPRDALPAPDGEGSPFLSHPGFKVEEWYEDD; this comes from the coding sequence ATGTCCGATAATTTTCCAGCTGACAAGGATTGGGAAGAGGCGGAGTTTCGCGCCCGGGTGCTGGCGGAATTACCGATCCAGCTCAGCCCAGGCGCTGTCGAATGGGCCATGCATCAGCTGAATGTCAGCCGATCCACGCTCTTTCGCCTGGTGAAGCAGTTCCGCGAGGATGGGCGGACCTCTGCATTGCTCCGGGATACACGGGGCCCTAAACCGGGCATGCAGCCCTTGGACCCGTTGGTGGAAACGATCGTGTCCCGCCATTTCAAGGGGTTTTATGCTTCCCGTCGTAAGCCCACCAGGACACGGTTCTGGCGCGAAGTTGCTGCCGATTGTCGGGCGCAAGGGCTGGCCCCACCCTCGATCCGCCGTCTGGGGCGCTGGCTGGAGCAACATGACCAAGCTAAACTGATGGCCCGACGAGAGGGCAAGGACAAGGCCGAGCGGCGCTATCTGGCCACGCCTGGGGGGCTGGTCGCCAACGATCCGCTGGATATCGTCCAGATCGACCACACCAAGGCTGATGTGACAGTGGTAGATCCGGTGACACGACGTCCGCTCGGCAGGCCAACGCTGACGGTCGCGACCGACGTGAATACCCGCATGGTTCTGGGGTTTTACCTGTCTCTGGAACCGCCATCGCTACTGGCCGTCGCACTGTGTCTGACCCATACGGTAATGGACAAATCGCATTGGCTCACCGCGCGAGGTATCAGCACGGATTGGCCAACGCGGGGCATCCCGAACGCGATTTATGTGGACAACGGCGCGGAATTCCATGCCCGCGCCTTCGGGCTCGCCTGTGCAGAGTACCAGATCGAACTGCGGTACCGTCCGCCAGGTACACCGCGCTATGGCGGCCATATCGAGCGCCTGATCGGCACAATGATGGGGGCGGTTCACCTGCTGCCGGGGTCGCATTTCTCGAACATCTTCGAGCGCGGCGATCTCGATGCCGAGGCCGAGGCGGTGATGACGCTCGGCGAACTGGAAACCTGGCTCGCTCTCGAGATCACCGGCTCCTACCATGTGCGGGTCCACTCTGCGCTGGAAACCACACCTGCGGCGGCTTGGGCGGCCCGGGTGGATGAGGCCCGGCTTCGCATGCCGACCGATCTCAGGCAGTTTTTGGTCGATTTTCTGCCTTCCGAGAGCCGTGTCTTGCAGCGTGACGGGCTGCATCTCTTCCACATCCGCTACTGGGCGGACGAGTTGCGCTGGCTGATGGGCCGGGAAAGCCGCAAGTTCACGCTTAAATACGACCCGCGCGATCTCTCTCGCATTTTCGTGCTGACTGAGAACGGGATCATCGAAGCGAGACCCGCGGATATGACACGGCCTGCGATCACGCTCTGGGAGCACCGCGCGGCGCGGCGCGCCTTGCGCGAGGCCGGGCGCCGGTCGGTAGATGAGGAGCTGATTTTCAGGACGATCGAGGCGCAGCGCGACCTCGTCGACAGCGCCGAGCGGCAGACGAAGGCGATACGGCGCCATCAGGCTCGGCGGTTGCATCTCGCCCCTCTGCCGATGATCGATGTAACACCGGATGCCGCACCGCGAGATGCCCTGCCTGCGCCGGACGGAGAGGGGAGCCCGTTCCTCAGCCACCCCGGCTTCAAGGTCGAGGAGTGGTACGAGGATGACTGA
- a CDS encoding TniB family NTP-binding protein, which translates to MTEFPHLYPGACKIAALSAEERIHRIRADRWISYPRAEAALEKLETLMSFPNRARMPNLLIVGDSGMGKTMIIEKFTRDHASSFDETSGRLHMPVVAVQMVSGPDESRFYRRILAAIGAPEPPRATLSVLESLALRLLAELRPGMLVIDEIHSLQAGTVREQARFLNMLRFLGNELRVPLVCVGTAQARNALRTDDQLVRRFEAFALPPWREGEDLNGLMSTLTRTLPLRHQSEIDGHALARIIKVTGGITSGIFSILSQLAIAAIESGEERILSRDILGGDRLQAVLGEPV; encoded by the coding sequence ATGACTGAGTTCCCGCATCTCTATCCGGGAGCGTGCAAGATCGCCGCGCTCAGCGCCGAGGAGCGCATTCACCGGATTCGCGCCGACCGCTGGATCTCCTATCCCAGGGCCGAGGCCGCCTTGGAGAAGCTGGAAACGTTGATGTCGTTTCCCAATCGCGCCCGCATGCCGAACCTGCTCATTGTCGGTGACAGCGGCATGGGCAAGACGATGATCATCGAGAAGTTCACCCGCGATCACGCATCGAGCTTCGACGAGACCAGCGGACGGCTGCATATGCCGGTCGTCGCCGTGCAGATGGTGTCTGGGCCTGATGAATCGCGCTTCTACCGCCGGATCCTGGCGGCGATTGGTGCCCCGGAGCCGCCGCGGGCGACACTGTCTGTGCTGGAAAGCCTGGCCTTGCGTCTGCTCGCCGAATTGCGTCCGGGGATGCTGGTCATCGACGAGATTCACAGCCTGCAGGCCGGCACGGTCCGCGAACAGGCGCGATTCCTGAACATGCTGCGCTTTCTGGGCAACGAGCTGCGCGTCCCTCTGGTTTGCGTCGGCACCGCCCAAGCCCGCAACGCGTTGCGTACCGATGATCAACTGGTGCGCCGTTTCGAGGCCTTCGCGTTGCCGCCCTGGCGGGAGGGCGAGGATCTGAACGGGCTGATGAGCACGCTCACCCGCACACTGCCGCTTCGGCACCAAAGCGAGATCGACGGCCACGCGCTCGCGCGGATCATCAAGGTGACCGGCGGCATCACCTCGGGCATCTTTTCGATCCTGTCGCAGCTGGCGATCGCCGCCATCGAAAGCGGCGAGGAACGCATTCTCTCGCGCGATATTCTGGGCGGCGACCGGTTGCAGGCGGTCTTGGGAGAGCCGGTGTGA